Proteins encoded together in one Aeromonas encheleia window:
- a CDS encoding DMT family transporter, which translates to MRSNMMLLMAAAIWGLGFVAQRLGMDHMGPFTFNGLRFLLGAASLLPLLWWLKSRQPRPQPGQPSGDHRLLLTGGLLAGTVLFSAASLQQVGLLYTTAAKAGFITGLYIILVPVIGLALRHKTGTNTWVGALIAMAGLYYLSVTEDFSMGYGDLLQVAGALFWAIHLLVLDHYSNRVAPIRLAGVQFVVCGLLSLGTAFVIETPTLTGAVAGWQALLYAGLVSVGIGYTLQVVGQRGAHPAHAAIILSLETVFAAIGGVLLLGETLDERAVVGCSLMLAGMLISQIRLRWWWKSRRDKVPSQS; encoded by the coding sequence ATGCGTTCGAACATGATGTTATTGATGGCCGCCGCCATCTGGGGACTGGGCTTCGTCGCCCAGCGCCTGGGGATGGATCACATGGGGCCTTTCACCTTCAACGGCCTGCGCTTCCTGCTCGGCGCAGCCTCCCTGCTGCCGCTGCTGTGGTGGCTCAAATCACGCCAGCCCAGGCCACAACCCGGGCAACCGTCTGGCGATCACCGGCTGCTGCTGACCGGCGGCCTGCTCGCCGGCACTGTGCTGTTCAGTGCCGCCTCCCTGCAGCAGGTGGGACTGCTCTACACCACGGCCGCCAAGGCGGGCTTCATCACCGGCCTCTACATCATACTGGTGCCCGTCATCGGCCTGGCCCTGCGTCACAAGACCGGGACCAACACCTGGGTCGGCGCCCTCATCGCCATGGCCGGGCTCTACTACCTCAGCGTGACCGAAGACTTCAGCATGGGTTACGGGGATCTATTGCAGGTCGCCGGCGCCCTGTTCTGGGCCATCCATCTGCTGGTGCTGGATCACTACTCGAACCGGGTCGCGCCTATCCGCCTCGCCGGGGTGCAGTTTGTGGTGTGCGGCCTGCTCAGCCTTGGCACGGCGTTTGTCATAGAGACGCCGACCCTGACGGGCGCCGTGGCGGGCTGGCAGGCGCTGCTCTACGCCGGCCTGGTGTCGGTCGGGATCGGCTACACCCTGCAGGTGGTCGGCCAGCGCGGCGCCCATCCGGCCCACGCCGCCATCATCCTCAGCCTGGAGACGGTGTTCGCCGCCATAGGGGGCGTGCTGCTACTCGGCGAGACCCTGGACGAGCGAGCCGTCGTCGGTTGCAGCCTGATGCTGGCAGGTATGCTCATCTCCCAGATCCGGCTGCGCTGGTGGTGGAAGTCCCGTCGGGACAAGGTGCCCAGCCAGTCTTGA